Within the Methanomicrobium sp. W14 genome, the region TACAGGACAGGCTATTAAGTTTAAATAACAAATATCTCCAAATTTAATGATTGTTTTTGGAAAATTCAGGTGAATAGTGGTTATGTTTTTTGAGACATACAAGAAGGTTGAGGACGCGTTAAAAAAAGTGTCCGGTGAGGATGACGTCCTTTTGACGGACGGCGGCGACCATGCCGATCTTGCCTCTACCGTAGCGTTTTCCCTTGCCAAAAAAAGGAAGGAAAATCCTGCAAAGATTGCAGTAGATTTGTGTAAAAAGCTTGAAGAAGAGCTTTCTTCGTCGGGTGTTGAGGTATCATCAAAAGGGCCTTACATCAATTTTATATTCGGCGGTTCTTATCTGTCGGATACAATAAAAGATGCGTTAAAACCGGGATATGGGCAGCTCCCTGACAAAAATGTACGCGTATGTATAGAGCATACAAGTGCCAACCCGAACGGACCTCTCCATGTCGGACACATCAGAAATTCTGTTATAGGGGATACTCTTTCAAGAGTTTACAGGAAGGCCGGATACAAAGTTGACGTTCAGTACTATGTGAACGATATGGGCCGTCAGATCGCAATCGTTTCATGGGGCTTTGATAATATTCATCTCGAAAGAAAGGAAGGTGAGAAGGGGGACAGGTACGTTGCGGATGTCTACGTTGAGGCCAACAAAAGAATGAAGGACGACCCTTCGATAAAGGACGAAATAGACAAAAGAATGGCCCTTGTCGAAAAGGGTGATCCAAAGACCGTGAAGGAGTTCAGAAGTGCCGTAAAGCTGTGCCTTGACGGGATGAAGGAGACTCTGCACTCTCTCAATGCGCCACACGACCGTTTTGTGCATGAAAGCGATTTCGTGAGAAACGGGCTGATGGTAAATGTCCTTCACAGAATCGATGTCCTCCCACAGGCAAAACATGACGGAACGCTTTCTCTTGACCTTTCTGAGTTCGGTTTCGAGAAGGAATACGTCCTGAGGCGTTCAGACGGAACGTCTGTATACGCTGCACGTGACCTTGCGTATCACGAGTGGAAGGGTGAGAACAGTGACAGGGTGATAGATGTCCTCGGTGCTGACCACAAACTGATAGGAAGGCAGCTCCAGGCGACCCTGAAACTTCTTGGAGACAAAGCTCCTGAAATCGTTTTCTTCGAGTTTGTGTCACTTCCTGAAGGTTCGATGAGTACACGTGCTGGCAAGTTCATATCCGCAGACGACCTGATAGAAGAGGTCACAAAACGTGCCTACGAAGAGGTGAATACGAGAAGACCTGACCTTCCTGAGGAAGAGAAGAATGCAATTGCAAAGTCTGTTGCAACCGGAGCGGTAAGGTATGACGTCATCCGTGTCTCCCAGGAGAAATCTACAGTGTTTAACTGGAAGGAGGCTCTTGACTTTGAAAAGCAGAGTGCCCCGTACATCCAGTATGCCCATGCACGTGCCTGCTCAATTCTTGATAAGGCAGGTGAGTTTGAGGAAATCTTTGATGCAGAGAGCGAACAGGAAATAGCGCTTGTAAAAAAGATTGCACTGTTCCCTAAGGTTATCGATGATATTTCAAAGGACCTGCGCCCGCATGTCCTGGCTATATATGCACGTGACCTTGCAGACCTTTTCAATACTTTCTACAGGTATAACCCTG harbors:
- the argS gene encoding arginine--tRNA ligase, which translates into the protein MFFETYKKVEDALKKVSGEDDVLLTDGGDHADLASTVAFSLAKKRKENPAKIAVDLCKKLEEELSSSGVEVSSKGPYINFIFGGSYLSDTIKDALKPGYGQLPDKNVRVCIEHTSANPNGPLHVGHIRNSVIGDTLSRVYRKAGYKVDVQYYVNDMGRQIAIVSWGFDNIHLERKEGEKGDRYVADVYVEANKRMKDDPSIKDEIDKRMALVEKGDPKTVKEFRSAVKLCLDGMKETLHSLNAPHDRFVHESDFVRNGLMVNVLHRIDVLPQAKHDGTLSLDLSEFGFEKEYVLRRSDGTSVYAARDLAYHEWKGENSDRVIDVLGADHKLIGRQLQATLKLLGDKAPEIVFFEFVSLPEGSMSTRAGKFISADDLIEEVTKRAYEEVNTRRPDLPEEEKNAIAKSVATGAVRYDVIRVSQEKSTVFNWKEALDFEKQSAPYIQYAHARACSILDKAGEFEEIFDAESEQEIALVKKIALFPKVIDDISKDLRPHVLAIYARDLADLFNTFYRYNPVLKEEGKLRNSRLTIVKATRNTLCEALTTLGIDAVRSM